A region from the Desulfonatronum thioautotrophicum genome encodes:
- a CDS encoding DUF6361 family protein, with translation MPSTLAWIDHDTDARERTLRILSLFQERETRDELGLGSIRDSFADQLFPGTSTIQTRLRYMLFVPWIYKSLEDKKVPSSSFAQQADKIERALITPLLASDDQAGVFGKTAGGRLKRLPSSVYWSGLGAWGIRVMDLSQDEYHRRIDQIHELRRSLKEEEKLARARGDDVDIEARRQTETWHPGLPPIPDGFPGQADFALSRVEAEFIRDRIRISAPQSLLSFLTLHGKPTDVAFPWEHPDLGSFLDSHKLLLAHARLFSETMHGAALAYNYQLAKLRSSDDLADTHAQSFQDWKETLPLADVHAWDLNALWESTKIDGLAIHPRTQDFVRAWINLVRLHAGDLLHNAEAAQLIRLREMWLKKGRSRFSNQRALEQWGGYSGTGRLAYRWSNVKTLLDDLYRGLKGVRHA, from the coding sequence ATGCCCTCCACCCTCGCCTGGATCGACCACGACACCGACGCCCGAGAACGCACCCTGCGCATCCTCTCTCTGTTCCAGGAACGTGAGACCCGCGACGAGCTGGGGCTGGGTTCTATTCGGGACAGTTTCGCCGACCAGCTCTTTCCCGGTACGAGCACCATCCAGACCCGGTTGCGGTACATGCTCTTCGTGCCGTGGATCTACAAATCCCTTGAAGACAAGAAAGTGCCGTCTTCGTCTTTCGCGCAGCAAGCAGACAAAATTGAACGGGCGTTGATCACCCCTTTGCTGGCCTCTGACGACCAGGCTGGCGTTTTCGGCAAAACCGCTGGCGGAAGGCTGAAGCGTTTGCCCAGTTCCGTTTATTGGTCCGGTCTGGGGGCCTGGGGCATCCGGGTCATGGACCTGTCGCAGGATGAGTATCATCGCCGGATTGACCAGATCCATGAGCTTCGACGCAGTCTCAAGGAGGAAGAAAAGCTGGCCAGAGCGAGGGGTGATGATGTGGATATCGAAGCCCGACGACAGACAGAGACATGGCATCCAGGCTTGCCGCCCATTCCTGACGGGTTTCCGGGCCAGGCGGATTTTGCCCTGAGCCGGGTGGAAGCAGAGTTCATCCGGGACCGCATTCGAATCAGTGCTCCGCAGAGCCTGTTGTCCTTTCTGACGCTGCACGGCAAGCCCACCGACGTCGCCTTTCCCTGGGAACACCCAGACCTGGGGTCTTTTTTGGACAGCCATAAACTCCTGCTGGCCCATGCCCGACTATTCTCGGAAACCATGCATGGCGCAGCCCTCGCCTACAATTACCAGCTGGCCAAACTGCGTTCCAGCGATGACCTCGCCGACACCCATGCCCAGAGCTTTCAGGACTGGAAAGAGACCCTGCCCCTGGCTGATGTCCACGCCTGGGATCTCAACGCACTCTGGGAGTCCACGAAGATTGACGGTCTGGCCATTCATCCCAGAACACAGGACTTTGTTCGGGCCTGGATCAACTTGGTCCGTCTGCATGCCGGGGATCTGCTGCACAATGCAGAGGCCGCCCAGCTCATCCGGCTGCGGGAGATGTGGCTCAAAAAAGGGCGCTCCAGGTTCTCCAATCAGCGAGCCCTGGAGCAGTGGGGCGGCTACTCCGGAACCGGACGCCTGGCCTACCGCTGGTCCAACGTGAAGACCTTACTGGATGACCTGTACCGTGGGTTGAAGGGGGTACGCCATGCTTAA
- a CDS encoding phospholipase D family protein, with amino-acid sequence MLNPNTRALYTDMLTAPPGMVFEEAVAATFSMDPMVLLEAPVHLALQGAGGNELADPLAILDSVRRFSRKITVCVQNGQILVPSSAKPNPLFGLLEEMCIEMVVPKGGVFHPKLWCIRFRDVHNNADWMRLVILSRNMTLDRSWDLSLQLDGPVGKRNQERNRPLARFFNRLPRLTKRPLAEERAEQLRRFSRDVKKVQWELPDGFDELSFSLPGDTKYPWNPPKAKRLMVISPFCADLALQRLTPTWVHPVALVSRPETLESLDSEVLARFERCLHLHEAAETEEGEENPSPRRPVATGLHAKVYILETRHYSDFTHIVLGSANATNAALVRGVNVEILAELKGRKSRVGGIDQILDKDGLGELLADFHKPAPVPPDPRRAEAEKALENARNALANAELSLSCEPVVGTPTWKLTLTGPIPVLPGIVQAMAWPITLGDSQAKTITQNSAEHGGASHQGHDLGEFSAASLTGLIAFALQTEHPDVSARFVLNLPVSGMPDERDASILRTVLANKDGFLRYLLLLLGQAAGNGTISGQGVGTWRRLFSKLAQGDDVALLEELTRAYSRAPERLSDVKKLVHDLQQTEADIIPENFLALWSVFETALEQRREQ; translated from the coding sequence ATGCTTAACCCGAACACCCGCGCTCTCTATACCGACATGCTGACCGCGCCTCCGGGAATGGTTTTCGAGGAAGCCGTTGCCGCAACGTTTTCCATGGACCCGATGGTGTTGCTGGAAGCGCCGGTACACTTGGCTTTGCAGGGCGCAGGCGGCAACGAGCTGGCGGACCCGTTGGCCATCCTGGATTCGGTTCGCCGTTTTTCACGCAAAATCACGGTATGCGTCCAGAATGGGCAAATCCTCGTGCCCAGCAGCGCCAAGCCCAATCCGCTGTTCGGCCTCCTGGAAGAGATGTGCATTGAGATGGTCGTTCCCAAGGGAGGCGTCTTTCATCCGAAACTCTGGTGCATCCGCTTCCGGGACGTTCACAATAATGCGGACTGGATGCGTCTTGTGATCCTGAGCCGAAACATGACCCTGGATCGCTCCTGGGATTTGTCCCTGCAATTGGACGGCCCCGTGGGCAAACGCAACCAGGAACGCAATCGCCCTTTGGCCCGGTTTTTCAACCGGCTGCCACGGCTGACCAAGCGCCCCTTGGCTGAAGAGCGAGCCGAGCAGCTTAGGCGCTTTTCCCGTGACGTCAAAAAGGTCCAGTGGGAGTTGCCAGACGGCTTTGACGAGCTTTCGTTTTCGCTCCCTGGAGATACGAAATATCCATGGAATCCACCAAAAGCCAAACGGCTGATGGTTATTTCGCCTTTTTGCGCCGACCTGGCTTTGCAGCGTCTCACCCCAACCTGGGTTCACCCCGTGGCCCTTGTCTCGCGTCCAGAGACACTGGAAAGCCTCGACAGCGAAGTGTTGGCGAGGTTTGAACGATGCCTGCATCTGCATGAGGCCGCGGAAACCGAGGAGGGAGAGGAAAATCCGTCCCCTCGGCGTCCCGTGGCCACCGGCCTGCACGCCAAAGTCTATATTTTGGAAACCAGGCACTATTCCGACTTCACCCACATTGTCCTCGGCTCGGCAAATGCCACCAATGCGGCCCTGGTTCGCGGCGTGAACGTGGAGATCCTTGCCGAACTCAAGGGCAGAAAGAGCAGGGTCGGCGGAATCGACCAGATTCTGGATAAGGACGGCCTGGGGGAACTCCTTGCTGATTTTCACAAACCCGCCCCAGTGCCGCCAGACCCACGCCGTGCGGAAGCGGAGAAGGCCCTGGAAAACGCTCGAAATGCCCTGGCCAATGCTGAACTCTCCCTATCGTGCGAGCCTGTTGTGGGAACGCCTACCTGGAAACTGACCCTTACCGGCCCCATTCCCGTGTTGCCGGGCATTGTTCAGGCCATGGCCTGGCCCATCACCCTTGGTGATTCCCAAGCGAAGACCATCACGCAGAACAGTGCGGAACACGGAGGTGCGTCTCACCAAGGCCATGATCTTGGCGAGTTTTCCGCTGCGTCCCTGACCGGACTGATCGCTTTTGCCCTGCAAACAGAGCACCCGGATGTTTCTGCCAGGTTTGTGCTGAACCTGCCGGTTTCCGGGATGCCAGATGAGCGCGACGCTTCCATCCTGCGCACTGTTCTGGCCAACAAGGATGGTTTTTTGCGTTATCTGCTGCTGCTTCTGGGGCAGGCAGCCGGGAACGGCACGATATCAGGGCAAGGGGTCGGAACATGGCGGCGACTTTTCAGCAAGCTGGCACAAGGCGATGATGTGGCTTTGCTGGAAGAGTTGACCAGGGCCTATAGCCGGGCTCCGGAACGACTCTCGGACGTGAAAAAACTGGTTCACGATCTGCAACAGACAGAGGCGGACATCATCCCTGAAAATTTCCTGGCACTTTGGTCCGTATTCGAGACCGCTCTGGAGCAACGTCGTGAGCAATAA
- a CDS encoding helicase-related protein gives MSNNRFCARQALAGLKDFQRTTVEYVFSRFHGPQPTSRFLVADEVGLGKTLVARGIIAKTIERLQDELDRIDVIYICSNASIATQNVNRLNIFQSSDKADTPGSPGFAIATRLTYLPKQISSLNNKVNFISLTPGTAFEHTRSRGGHAEERVILYRMLRDLPWERSDRRLRGPGLLNMLQATSGKQRWRDSATKADVHLDPTLSASFREALLADSELYARMRMSCERFIRFKEYSRISTDDQALRYGTIGKLRGLLAKVCICALRPSLVILDEFQRFKHLLEDEGDASLLARYLFEQREAKTLLLSATPYKPFTMDQETDQDDHYPDFLRTLGFLCNGSDRVERIKGLLARHRKRLQSGNGASAETGEVKTELEQELLRVMCRTERIAFTRDANAMLTESRPISMPQPKDLDHAALADRIASEVKAGDVIEYWKSAPYIINFLKHYELRRKLEQAFDKPSEELLRLFTDNGHLLSKATIEAYDPVDPGNPRMRELFAQTLDKDLWQLLWMPPSMPYSKPAGVYEGKEGLTKSLIFSSWSAVPDAIASVCTYEAQRRMTHHGSRQKMNYHDKVSQLLTFIFDAGEQRHKNMPHLAWLMPSPTLAQAIDPLAITLRLGRGVPVSLEELRKEITAICDEMLQSLPQGNPESRPDERWYWAAPVLLEKHDSFFSWLREAVDWHTGKMDDQDESKHLIKHIQHLEQFPQQAHTLGPRPADLAEVLCDLALAGPGTCALRALHRITPGDFAQKFLLSGAARIASGFRSLFNLPETIVMLRGEKPDEAYWRLTLRYAAEGNIQSMLDEHVHTLKESLGVQEHSPDKQIEAIAGAVQSALSLRTAQIQIDEIKAVKNKLVVEGFNTRSRFALRFGDIKGDAQQALDRASTVRDAFNSPFRPFILASTSIGQEGLDFHTWCHAVIHWNLPANPVDLEQREGRVHRYKGHAVRKNIAFCHGLKVLAKNGYQDDPWDALFAHAAGQKSAHLNDLVPYWLYDEGPARIERHIYMIPFSREIAKLKQLKKRLAFYRLAFGQPRQEDLIASIDIKEDDANAKILDAMISLAPRQSDIPRDAQNESIL, from the coding sequence GTGAGCAATAACCGCTTCTGCGCCCGCCAAGCCCTGGCTGGCTTGAAGGATTTCCAGCGAACCACCGTGGAGTATGTGTTTTCCCGGTTCCATGGTCCGCAACCCACCTCTCGCTTTCTGGTGGCTGACGAGGTGGGGCTGGGCAAGACCCTCGTGGCTCGCGGCATCATTGCCAAAACCATTGAGCGACTCCAGGATGAGCTCGATCGCATCGACGTCATCTACATCTGCTCCAACGCCTCCATTGCCACGCAAAACGTGAATAGGCTGAACATTTTCCAGTCCTCCGACAAGGCAGACACCCCCGGTTCACCCGGATTCGCCATCGCCACCCGGCTGACCTATCTGCCCAAACAGATTTCGTCCCTGAACAACAAGGTCAATTTCATCAGCCTCACGCCGGGTACGGCCTTTGAGCACACCCGAAGCCGGGGCGGACATGCCGAGGAACGGGTCATCCTGTACCGGATGCTGCGGGATCTGCCCTGGGAGCGCAGTGATCGTCGGCTGCGCGGGCCGGGATTGCTGAACATGCTCCAGGCCACCTCCGGCAAACAGCGCTGGCGTGACAGCGCAACCAAGGCTGACGTTCACCTTGACCCCACTCTCTCCGCCTCCTTTCGTGAAGCGCTTCTTGCCGATTCCGAACTCTACGCCCGGATGCGGATGAGCTGTGAACGATTTATCCGCTTCAAGGAATATTCCAGGATTTCAACCGATGACCAGGCCCTGCGGTACGGCACCATCGGCAAGCTGCGGGGGCTGCTGGCAAAGGTCTGCATTTGCGCCCTGCGGCCATCCCTGGTCATCCTGGATGAATTCCAGCGCTTCAAGCATCTCCTGGAGGACGAGGGGGACGCGTCTTTGCTGGCCCGCTACCTGTTTGAGCAACGGGAGGCCAAGACCCTGCTCTTGTCCGCGACCCCCTACAAGCCCTTCACCATGGATCAGGAGACGGACCAGGACGACCATTATCCCGATTTTCTGCGCACCCTGGGATTTCTCTGCAACGGCTCGGACCGTGTTGAACGGATCAAGGGGCTGCTTGCCCGGCATCGAAAACGCCTGCAATCGGGAAATGGGGCCAGTGCGGAGACTGGAGAGGTAAAAACAGAACTGGAGCAGGAGTTGCTTCGCGTGATGTGCCGCACCGAGCGGATTGCCTTCACGCGGGATGCGAACGCCATGCTCACGGAATCAAGGCCAATCTCCATGCCCCAGCCCAAAGACCTGGATCATGCGGCGTTGGCGGACCGGATCGCATCGGAGGTCAAGGCCGGGGATGTGATCGAATACTGGAAATCAGCCCCGTACATCATCAACTTCTTGAAGCACTACGAGTTGCGGCGCAAACTGGAACAGGCCTTCGACAAGCCCAGTGAGGAACTGCTCCGGTTATTCACTGACAACGGCCATTTGCTCTCCAAGGCGACCATTGAGGCCTACGACCCCGTAGACCCCGGCAACCCACGAATGCGGGAACTGTTTGCCCAAACCCTGGATAAAGACCTCTGGCAGCTGCTCTGGATGCCGCCATCCATGCCCTACTCCAAGCCTGCCGGTGTTTACGAGGGCAAAGAGGGCCTTACAAAAAGCCTGATATTCTCCTCCTGGAGTGCTGTGCCTGATGCGATTGCTTCAGTTTGTACCTACGAGGCTCAACGGAGGATGACGCATCACGGTTCAAGACAAAAAATGAACTATCACGATAAGGTCAGTCAATTGTTGACGTTTATATTTGATGCTGGGGAGCAGCGTCATAAAAATATGCCCCACCTCGCCTGGCTGATGCCTTCGCCAACTCTGGCCCAGGCAATTGATCCTCTTGCAATAACACTGCGCCTTGGCCGGGGAGTGCCTGTTTCTCTGGAAGAACTTCGCAAGGAAATCACGGCAATCTGTGACGAGATGCTCCAGTCCCTGCCGCAAGGCAATCCCGAATCACGACCAGATGAGCGCTGGTACTGGGCCGCGCCGGTTTTGCTGGAAAAACATGATTCGTTTTTTTCTTGGCTCAGAGAAGCCGTCGATTGGCACACAGGCAAAATGGATGATCAGGATGAAAGCAAACATCTCATAAAGCATATACAACATCTTGAGCAATTCCCACAGCAAGCGCATACCCTCGGTCCACGTCCCGCCGACCTGGCCGAAGTGCTCTGCGACCTGGCCCTGGCAGGGCCGGGCACCTGCGCGTTGCGAGCCTTGCACAGGATCACTCCGGGAGACTTTGCCCAGAAATTCCTGCTCTCCGGTGCGGCCCGAATTGCCTCAGGCTTTCGCTCGCTCTTCAATCTCCCCGAAACCATTGTCATGCTTCGCGGCGAAAAACCTGACGAAGCCTACTGGCGCTTGACCCTGCGCTACGCAGCCGAGGGCAATATCCAGTCCATGCTGGATGAACACGTGCATACCCTCAAGGAGTCGTTGGGGGTTCAGGAACACAGTCCGGACAAGCAGATTGAAGCAATAGCGGGTGCTGTCCAATCAGCGCTTTCCTTGCGCACGGCCCAGATCCAGATTGATGAGATCAAGGCCGTCAAGAACAAGCTTGTGGTGGAAGGCTTCAACACCCGTAGCCGCTTCGCCCTGCGTTTCGGGGACATCAAAGGCGATGCCCAGCAGGCCCTGGACCGGGCCAGCACGGTTCGCGACGCCTTCAATTCACCCTTCCGGCCCTTCATTCTGGCTTCGACCTCCATCGGACAGGAAGGGCTGGATTTTCACACCTGGTGTCACGCGGTGATCCACTGGAACCTGCCCGCCAACCCCGTGGACCTGGAGCAGCGGGAAGGGCGGGTGCATCGATACAAGGGCCACGCCGTGCGAAAGAACATCGCTTTTTGCCACGGCCTGAAAGTACTGGCGAAAAACGGATACCAGGACGATCCGTGGGACGCGCTGTTCGCGCATGCCGCAGGCCAAAAGTCAGCCCATCTCAACGATTTGGTGCCCTACTGGCTGTATGACGAAGGCCCGGCCCGCATTGAGCGTCACATCTACATGATCCCGTTTAGCAGGGAGATCGCCAAGCTGAAGCAACTGAAAAAAAGGCTTGCCTTCTACCGCTTGGCGTTTGGGCAGCCAAGGCAGGAAGATTTGATTGCATCAATCGATATAAAAGAAGATGATGCCAATGCCAAAATATTGGATGCCATGATTTCCCTGGCACCAAGACAAAGTGACATTCCAAGAGATGCACAAAATGAATCAATTTTGTGA
- a CDS encoding CAP domain-containing protein, whose protein sequence is MFIRLALFVSIIAVIFFWKYPEYLPDQKRTIPRPPAIFSENLNATDIVKLTNEYRITLGLPPLRENFQLTHAAEYRANDMIRNSYYAHVNPVTGENPGDAIKQANYQFKSYAENIAMGNWQSNRHLVDGWINSPGHRANIVNPDIREIGVAIVKDNTTPLGRPSVYYGVQLFASPMPDCSRPSEADKALLQDMQRKNDDIWRRVDDRRREIDVLKNRIDRETNTATRNRLISDYNRQASAYNILVSQANGMQESLKLVVHSYNNKINEYNNCMQADSFVSK, encoded by the coding sequence ATGTTCATCAGACTTGCTCTCTTTGTATCCATTATTGCCGTTATATTTTTCTGGAAATATCCAGAATATTTGCCTGATCAAAAAAGAACAATTCCTCGGCCTCCTGCAATATTTTCAGAAAATCTCAATGCCACTGATATAGTCAAGCTGACAAATGAGTACAGAATCACCTTGGGGCTTCCCCCTCTTCGTGAGAATTTTCAGTTGACGCATGCTGCTGAATACAGGGCAAATGACATGATCCGCAACAGCTACTATGCGCACGTCAATCCCGTGACAGGTGAAAATCCTGGCGATGCAATCAAGCAGGCCAATTACCAGTTCAAATCATATGCCGAAAATATTGCCATGGGGAACTGGCAATCCAATCGGCATCTTGTTGACGGATGGATAAACAGCCCCGGACATAGAGCCAACATCGTGAATCCGGATATCAGGGAAATCGGAGTGGCCATTGTCAAAGACAATACCACCCCGCTTGGTCGCCCTTCAGTATATTATGGCGTTCAGCTCTTTGCCAGCCCAATGCCTGATTGCTCGCGCCCCAGCGAAGCCGACAAGGCTCTGCTCCAGGACATGCAAAGAAAAAATGATGATATTTGGAGAAGGGTTGATGACAGAAGAAGAGAAATCGATGTTTTGAAAAATCGCATTGATCGTGAGACAAATACGGCAACGAGAAACAGATTGATTAGTGATTACAATAGGCAAGCCAGCGCATACAACATCCTTGTATCTCAAGCAAACGGAATGCAAGAAAGCCTGAAACTCGTTGTACATTCCTATAACAATAAGATTAATGAATACAACAATTGTATGCAAGCTGACAGTTTTGTTTCTAAATAA
- a CDS encoding glycine zipper family protein → MDAIDIIGKPTHSKQAVETNQEETMRKATVLISILVVLTTGCASYRPIVDMQGVNSVKYEQDLRDCQNYAKQVSPATSSIVGGAIGAGAGALLGLVVGSYFGRAGEFAGMGAAVGGTSGGMSGAAEGARSQMDIIRRCMAGRGYRVLQ, encoded by the coding sequence ATGGATGCCATTGATATTATTGGCAAGCCTACACATTCCAAACAGGCTGTTGAAACCAACCAGGAGGAAACCATGCGCAAGGCCACCGTACTCATCTCCATTCTTGTCGTGCTCACAACCGGCTGTGCCAGCTACCGCCCTATCGTGGATATGCAGGGGGTGAATTCCGTAAAGTATGAGCAGGATCTTCGTGACTGCCAAAACTACGCAAAACAGGTTTCACCTGCGACCTCAAGTATTGTCGGGGGGGCCATTGGTGCCGGAGCCGGGGCTTTGCTTGGTCTTGTTGTCGGATCATATTTTGGACGTGCCGGTGAATTCGCGGGGATGGGGGCGGCTGTCGGCGGGACGTCAGGTGGGATGAGCGGGGCGGCGGAAGGGGCAAGGAGTCAGATGGATATTATCAGGCGGTGCATGGCCGGGAGGGGGTATCGGGTTTTGCAGTAG